In Phoenix dactylifera cultivar Barhee BC4 chromosome 1, palm_55x_up_171113_PBpolish2nd_filt_p, whole genome shotgun sequence, the genomic stretch GCTATTTTTATATGCTTAATAATTATGTACAGACATGAAAATATGTCATGTAAACATTTGTGTGCCAAACATATTTCACACATTTGAAACACCTAAAGTAAGACATCTAATTGCCATTTTACTTCCATTCCCGTCATGTCCATTGTGCTCTGGCTGTTATCATTCTATTTGATCCAACAATGGTCATCAACATATCAATTTGTACTGATGTAGTTATAGATATTCATGCGTCTTTTCAGTTCTCAATTCATCAGTTGATGTTGAGCCTTTCTGCTTATCAATTCCCTAGGGGCGCTTAAGTTTGCTTATTTTCTTGTATGCATTTTGGCTCTCCTTATTTTAATCAATACACACCATTGTAAACATATGCTTTGTTGTCATAGTTGGATGGGCGGCCCATGAGTGGAGACATTGGTGGAGGTGCAACAAGAGAAGCAATTGCCTTTGCAGTTCATTTGGCTTCCACATTGGACAAGCCTCATGGTAGATATATGGCATAACATGTGTTGAATTAAGAGATATCTGATTACACCTTTTCTCCTAagattattaattttaaatttgacTCTGTAGGTTTTTATCAACTTGCTGGTGGCACTAATTCTCATACAAtaaatcatttaaaaaaaatgggtCTTTTCCAGACAACTGCCATCTCTGGTAATCACTTTGGTTCTTCTAGAAACTGACATATGTTATATGATTCTCATGAAATTTCTGATAAACTGCTATCAGGTGTTTGAGAAACGAACTGCATTTGTTACCAATTGTTAATGTTGGAATTTTGAGCAGTGATAAATGTTAGGATGCAAGTTTCTTATTGCTGCATGCTTTAAGCTTTTTTGTTGATGTTCTAGTCAATGATATCATTTGCAATCCCAAGGCTGTGGAACAGACCCAGCTTTTACCCATTGAATGATAAAACTAATGGACCACAGTGGAGGGTATTTTGCTTTGGCAAACTAAAAGAGAGCAAATATTCAAAATCTGATTAAGTTATTTATTCTAATTCTAACTTTTAGATGTAAGCAATAGCAGCAAGCAGATCATACACTTGCTGTCTTGATTGTGGAATGATGAACTAATTCTTTtggttttttaaatttttgcagGGCACTCTTCAGATATAAGTGGTGCAGCTCAATCAACAGGTTCCGAACAAGCTTTGATTGGTGGAATAGCTTATGGCGGCTATGCGCGGAAGGTTTCATTTTCTTctactgaaagcaatttttttaagcaaattaTTCATAATTAAACCTTTTGTTTTGCTAATTGATATTGAAGATAAACCTATTGCCGTTCATTATATATCTATTTTCCTGCAGTATTGTTTTTGGCTGTTGCATTGCTTCCTTTTCTTATAGCTACCTTTCTTTCTTGATAAGTTGATCTGGTAAACTAATGTTTAGATTGACAGAATTGCATTAATATGATACAACAATTTGAGTGCCAAAAGCCTCTCCACTTTTTGAGGAAGATTTATGTTAATTTGTTGTTGGAAATTAAACACTCAAAGCTGACTTTTCCCAACAACTGTGAGGTTGTGTCTCAGGAAAGTGAAGATATAACCTACTTCTTAGGCACACCTGCCAAAACACATGATGAGTAACTATAAGTTATCTCCTCAATTTGATAGTGGAAGATCAGTGCCTTACTgctttttatattaattatcaATGACTAAGCAATCAACTCAACTTCTGCAGTTCTGCTAGCAACCAGATTTCTCTCACGAGGAGTGAACATATATTATCCAAAACAGACAGACATACAGTGGCTAAGCAGTAAGGAATAAAAATTGGGTGTTCAGTTTTgaacttttaaaaaatattatccaTCTAATTAAGGATGACCTTAGGGGCCAAATACGTGGGAAGAAAATTTGGTCATAAGCCAATGATCAAGCAAAACTCAAAATCCAAGCATGGTCTCCTTTGgctcattttgatcttttgagCTCTATTATTATCCTTATCTTTCCAAAGAACCGGAGTTTCTTGGTCAACAGTCTCAGCAAATATCATGTGTGGTGGCAGGATTATCTTAagacttttttttattgatctgtgatttttaaaaagattaaaatggTTTTAGATATGATTTGTGACTGGGGAAGGAGGTAAGATGATATCATGCCAGCATATATAAGGGGGGTGACTTGAAGTCCAGGTGCTCATTTAAATGTTCAACATTCAAAGGAGCTTTACGAACAGCAACTGACATGGAAACGTGTGGTAAAAAAAATGAGCTATAATAGCTGATTTTTAAACTTTTCATGGGCAAAATATTATGGGTTTATTTTGCTTATATATCCATGTGCTGTTACAGTTATATGTGTTTTGCTTGTTATTCGACCATCTAATGTTGTACATATAATTTCAAGATCTGttgaattttttatttgaaatacTAATCAGATGCACAGAGCTGCCTTTtctaaaattatacttaaaAGTCCTGCTTTACCAATTTGCTGCAGATTGTTGGAAGAGTCTTGCACAAAATGCCAACCCAACATGGCCATGCGAAAATTGAAGATTATCCAGAGCATTTCTTGGAGGCACTTCAAGAAGCCTTAACATTGGTTGGGCCTGTGAAGTGCTACAGCATGCCTTTTGTTTTGCCTGAACAGATGATTTCTATGTGAGGTAAAAATCCGTGCCTGCGCATTTGAAGGGAAGTCTTATTAAAACATGATGCTCCCTGGCTATCATTTGTGCTTCTGTGGGTATTTGTAGCTGTAAATCTACTTTTTAATTTAACATCATTTCACAAATCTAATACGTGCTCACTAGCTTACCATACTAATGCGGAGAACCCGTATGGAACTTCTTATTGCTTGGCACTAGCTTTGTaaacaaaaaacagaaaatgcaaaATCTTTTTGCTACTGTAGTTCTTGAATAGTTTagaattttaatataaaataataatccaCACCTCTGTTACTGTTTCACTACTTTTATATATCAAAAACATGAAATGACATTGTTTACAATACCGCCATAGCATTTCTTATAAACATAATAAAATGAGTAACCATATGAGAATGTTACATTAAAATTCCATGAAGTTGCCCCTCTCACCGAAACCGTACATTTTCATGTGCCATTTTCACAATCATCCTCAATGCATGGTTTTGACATTTTTGCTCTACACATTTTTAATCGCTGGATGAGTAGAACAACACATAAAATGCAATTTATGTACTTTACCCTAGATTTACTTTTAAATGAAAACACCATTAGAACAATTTCCATGTTTCTACTGGCCAAACAAATGGCTATTCCTGACAAGTAGAAGCCAACTCTCAGTTGAAACTTCGGTGCTAGCAAAAGAAAATGCATGGGAAAAGGGTCTTGGGATTACTAAAGGAGTCCAAATCCATGGCATCAAGTGTAAAATTTGTAAAAGTAGACAATGGCCAATTATGTTGTAAAAGTTCAGGACCACAAACAATTCATGGCAAGTATATGCATTCATTCCAAATAAAAAGATATCTATTACACATTTTGCAAAACATTACAGAagatgaaaaatgaaaaaaaaaaagagaaaactttAATACATTATTATTTCTCTTTTGCTATGGTTCCTGGTCGCATCCATCTTGTCCCGTTCTGCTATGCTTCCTGATCTCACAGGATGACTGGAAGAAGGATCTTCACTCCATTACTTCCTTTCTAATCTGCGTACAGAACGATCTGTATAAACTGCAGGTGGTCACAACAAATTTGATCAAGTGTAAAAGGAAATGAGAAATCATCCACAATTAAAATGGAATCCTATTCCATTTCTTAAGTTTTTATTACCAAAACTATTCACACTATCCTATTCTTCTTAAATAATAATTATCAAAAAGTAGTTAAAGGATCATGTTAATACTGAATTTACCAGACGATGTTCTTATATCATTGCCAATGTTAGTTATATGTGTATTATTTCATACTTGCATGGAAATGCTTGTGGTTTAGGGTTCATTCCGCCAAGCGTGCATCGTTGGGGTTAAATTCTCCTTTTGTATGATATGAACCCCCCAAAATATGTAAATAATGTTAAGGATCGGAATGGGTTTAATCAACTTATGGTGGGTCGGTTGTAAGGCTGTAAATAGGTCAGGTTGAtccgtgacccgacccgacccattttggAGGACCCGTGGGGATggatcgggtcctaaaattggacccgtttAATTtttcggatcggatccgggtttGCTGAATTcggacccgatccgatccgCTTCGATCTgaatttgtaaaattatttgggcccgCGGGGATACAAACATAAGTTCTAAAGTCCTCGATGGATTAATCCAACCCGGATCCGAATTTTTTTGGTTGGGTCCGGGTTATATGTGGACCCAACCTGAATGACTTGTTGGATCAAAAATTGTGGCGGTGAACTCGACCCAATCTTTTATCGAGTCAGGTctaggtccaaaattaggatccaaaTAAGAAATCGGATCGGGACCCCTTTGCACCCCTACTCGGTggtacatttttttcttttgaaagttgAAAGACAGGGAGGGAGAACCACCGATACTTTTTAGTTACTCATTCCATATTTTTGGGATGCATTATCGGAAAACAGAATCCAAAACCACTGCTTGCTAGAGAGGTGTGAAGTGTGATCTTGAGCACAAGTCCCTGTTCATGGCTCAATTGTGCAGTCTAGTGAGTGTTTTGAGTGTTTTTGAGTTTTTTCTCAACTAGCATTGCATGTAGCCTATTAGATAGTCATTTCTTGTGTGATGTGCATGTGTTGATTGATTGGATCATCAACATAATCCATTTGCTTTTTATAATACTTGTAAAGCCCATTTGTCTTTGTCCAAGCGATAAGTTTTTGGAAGTATAGGGCGTAATGAAGAAATCAATCGCATGACTAAAAAGTTTAAGAGGGATCCTTGCACCTACAAATTAAGTTTCCTACTCTAAGAATTAAGATAGTGGAAACGAATAGAAACGAAGTAATGCTTCAAAGCTCccattacacacacacacacacaaacagtTCTTCAAAGTGTTTTTCATAGAAAGATGATTCAGTATCCCTAAAAGACCAAAATAATCCGCTCCAGACCTTCTTGGCATCCTTGAATTTTCTTTATTCTCTTAACTCCATCATTTAGATTCTTTATTGAAGGTAGAAGATTTTTGGATAGTAGAGAAGGGCATCCAAACAAGCTCTTAGGTTTTACTTGCTGCCTCATTAGTAGTCTAATATGGGTGTATATCATGTCTAGGTCCGGATCTTTATTTGCACTGATATGTAGCAAGTTACTTTGAATATTCCTTGTGTGGTTGCTAAGACTGCATTTTACTAAAAATAACAGGATAATTTATTCCTAATCTACTTTATTTGAAGTAAATCACTCCATCTTGTAAGAAATAAATAACCCTAGAATTTGCTGGGCTAATGCGAAATAAATGGAATAAAAACAGTTATTCCCATTTTATTCTAGAACCAAAGACGTTCAAAGTTTCATCTATTTTGAAATGTTAGCAACTTGGAAGCCATATGCCAAAAATCTTCATCCTTGTACTCCGTCTACATTCTTCTTTCAATAATAAAAACATATCATGGAGAGGCAAACAAACATAGCACATTGGCTGAAAACAGCAATGTAGATTACATATTTATGGCGTAATTACATCCAtctatgcttcttttttttccgcatcaatctatatatatatatatatatatatatatatatatatatatatgtatgtacgtaggaagatagagagagagagagagaggaagagaaagacTTCGCTACACTCGATTGGATCTCCAACTCAGATTTAGTCAACTCTGAATTGGATGACGAGGGTTCCATATTGTATATTGCTTGCATGCAAAAGATCATGTGCTTTGGAGATTCCTAGCCCATGTATTAATAGGCCAAGAAAATTGGATAGTTTAGATAATACAAAATAgtcgtgttttttttttttttttttctgaccaCTTGATGTAGGGAACTCCAAATATGTGTAAATGGTTTAAAGGTAGTAGGTCATATCTAGAGCTAGTCAAATACTGAGCTGAGATAGGTTCTACAATAAAAATTAGTCTTGATGCCTATGCCTAGATCTAGCCTGGCCCAATCTTGAAGCCAATCCTAGGTCGATCCACTGGTCCAACATCTGtttgtatatgtatacatatgtgaGAATATTTAGTTTATTTACTATTTCATTATAATATATAACTAATTCATTATAGTATTtactatttatatatattaattcacattatatatatatatataaatttttgggttgggttggatcatttttataatttttctagACACAACTTTGCCGATGCCCATCCTATATTTTTATTGCTCAAGCTCGCaaaattttatgtttttctGATCTCTTATTAACACCAATCATATTCAACTATTTTGATcatcaatttaaaattttatcatcTAATTTAGATCTGATCGGTCCGAGTATACCCGATTGCAGCAATCTCTCACTCTATATATTCTGTCATGTATATTACTGTTCGGGGCTAGTTCTTGGCTAGGTCTATTTAGAGGTGTTTAGGTTTGAGTCCGGGTCTATCTAATCCCGAATCCGACCCGATCCGTTGGCCTTTTGCCCTTCTCCGGCTAAGGGAAGAAGCGATCTCAGAAGCGAAGGGGGAATGGAGGGCGGAGACGATggtggggcggcggcggcggcggccgcggccgcggcgtCCGTTGACTCGAAGGACTTACAGCAGCAGAGCAAAGCCCTCGACAAGCTCACCGACCGCGTCGAAGACCGCCAGCTCGATTCCAGCCGCGTCCAGAGTGTTAGGAGACACaaatccttttccttttttctctcttttttatatCTTGTTATCTCTGTACAATTTTAAAGATTAGAAATCTTCAAAGAAGGATTTTTTACGGCTTTAAATTCTGAATCGGGCATaaagatcctttttttttataacgcCTCTTGCTTGGTTGTGAAGTTTGGTTGCTAGGGATGAGTTCTCATGTTAGCGATGGGTTTTTGATGTGGATTTTCTTAGGGAAAGATTTTCTTTGTGTTATCTAGGTtttatttcaagaaaaaatgtttcttttttctatcaCAGTTGTCCAAAGggcaatttttattatttttattttgtggggttggggggggggggggggggggttctaTTCTCTAGCTAGATTATAGTATTTCTGATATCCTTTTGCAGAAAATGAATTCTTTGATCGTATTCTCGGTTAGGTTGTTATCCATGCGTTTGTACCTAAAGATCATTGCCTCCTGTGTAGATGAACAACGATCTTGGAGACACAGAATCACCTGGGATTTTGTCACTTCCTAGGATAATTGCGCCCCcatacacccccccccccccccccccccccccctccccgctatttattaaagattgatttttaaGCTGGTGTGAGgattctgtttttctttataAATATTTGAGCAAGATTAGATTGTTATTCACTTGCATTAATAAGTCCTTTCTTCAACTTGTCACGTTTTTGATATCATGCAGGCCATGGCAGCTCTTGCTTCATCGAAAGAAGCTGATTGGAATGCAATGAGAATGCGGTTAGTTGATATCTGTCAAATCCTTACCTGTTTAGTATCCTCAGATAGCACAGAAAAACTCTGTTGACATGGATCGTATGCCTTACTTCTTTGTGGTTCACATCTACACTTTATGTTAAAGTCATCTATGTGAAATTCTCACAAATTACAGCTACTTTGTCCCGGGTCTCTCTTTCCCTTAATTTTCCTAATGCAAGCTTTCTTTTGGGATTGTTGGATCCTCGTAACATATGTTATTCCACCGTACAgcttttacatttttattagTGCATTTATTACTGATGCATTCATTCTTTGTTACTTCATCTTAACGTTATGATATCTGGAATCCACCTTTTTAACTTCTATAGTTTtacaagttctttttttttattatgcaAGCTTTATTGatagtcttctttttcttcatggGCCTGCCCCATGCTTTAGTTGTGATGGCTGcaataactttatcattttagTTTGTACATCTTCCAAGAagccaaaaataaaaagttttGGGTCAATGGTATCAATGAGTATCTCTCTAACTTCTGTcatatatatatttggaaaaTCAGCAACTCTACCCATACATAGCATAAATGATATTGCCAAGAGAAACATATTACTATGATAGATGTTGATGTTTGTGCCAGTTTTATGTATATTCATacattgtttctcattgtttaAATCTACAAGTTAGAAGAGCAATAAATCCAATTAGATCGAGTCACAAATATACCACGATTGGTCCATTGTCAGCCCCAAATTGGTCTGTGTTGCCATATCTCCTAATCGACATGTGATAAGCTACGTCGCTCCATAAGGGTGCCTAAGAAGAATCCTAAGTACGTGGGGTGAGTAGAAGCATGGGAAAGGAGCTGCATGCATGACGTGGCGAGGGGAGAGCTTTGCATGGAAAACGTGGGCTGGCTGTTGAGCTGTTGGGAGCTGGCCTGGTCAAGTGCCGAGACCTTCACAAAGCTAACGAATACGTGCAGTGAAGAATAAGTCTTACTAGCTGTTAGAGAGTGTTTTGGTTCTAGTTGTTATTGTTAGTAGGGTCCTTTATTTTCTAAGTATGATATCGAGTTTGTAGGCAAGGTTGTTATATTTTTTCTTATGTATATTTCCTACGTAGGAATGTAGAGGCAGGCAATTTTTTATCAAAGTACTTGAGGTTTGTCTCTCACCCGAAGAAAGCATTATCCAATTATCCATTTGTCATTTCCTAACTCTGATTGGGACctatcagtggtatcagagccaggtttccaATGACAACCAACAAAGAAAGAATCGAGATGTTAGAGCAAGGGTTGGGTGGAATGCAAGATGATATGCAATGCATGGAGGTCGGAGTAGGAGATCGGCTGCAACACCTGGAGGACTCTCTTGAGGCGCTATCTGATGCAGTCCTCTCAACCAAAGGGTCCTCATCTTCTCATGCTCCTAAACGGGGAAACTATTCTCGTACGCATTATGAGGAGCCAGGATGTGGTCGGCCAAGCTTCACTCCTCGAGCAACCAAGATAAAGTTCCCACGCTATGCTGGAGATGACCCCACGGAGTGGTTCAATCGAGCGGCACAATTCATTGAGTTTCAAAGAACCGCCAATGACTTGAAGGTCTCACTTGCTTCATTTCACTTCGAAGGAGAAGCCAACCAATGGTGGCAGTGGTTGAGCAAGGCGTACAGAGAGGAGGCCCGAGCAATGACTTGGGAGGTGTTCACCGAGGAGCTATGGGCTCGTTTTGGACCCACAAACTGCGAGAAATTTGACGAGGCTTTATCGAGAGTTAAACAAAGCGGGACTTTGCACGACTACCAGAAGGAGTTTGAGAGACTGGGTAACCATGTGCAAGGTTGGACCCAAAAAGCTCTCGTGGGAACGTTCATGGGAGGTCTGAAGCCTGAGATATCTGAGGGCATTCGCATGTTCAAGCCCAAGACCCTGAAGGAGGCCATTAGTTTGGCGAGGATGAAGGATGAGCAACTCGCACGTCAACGACGATTCACGCGACCGCTACCAGCTCCAAGGATGCAGCTGGCCTCTCCTTCTGCGACTCAGACAAACCCAGCTTACCCAGTGAAGAGGCTGACTTGGGAGGAGATGCAGAAGAGGAGAGCTGACTTGGGAGGAGATGCAGAAGAGGAGAGCTCAAGGGCTCTATTTTAATTGTAACGAGAAGTTTATGGTGGGACACAAATGTCAAGGGCCACAACTGTTGCTGTTAGAAGCCAACAGCAGCACAGGCGAGATCATTTGTGAAGACATCACGGAGGAGCTACAAGGAGAGGCTGAAACCGAAGCACAACCCGAGCCTGAGATTTCGCTACATGCACTAACCGGATGGTCTACCTCACGCACCATGCGAGTCAAGGCTAGAGTCGGTCCCCATGAATTTATTGTGTTGATTGATAGTGGATCAACACATAATTTCATCAGCGAAAGGGTTGCCAATTTGCTCCGCTTACACGTTGTTCCAACAGAACCATTCACGGTGCGGGTAGCAAATGGGAACCGACTGAAGTGCCAAGGAAGATTTGAGAGAGTACGAATCAACCTCCAAGGTATACCGTTTACACTCACGCTCTATTCCCTGCCCCTTAGCGGGCTAGATCTCTGGGTGTACAATGGTTGGTAATGCTGGGGTCAATAGTTTGTAATTGGAAGCAAATGACCATGGAGTTCCAGTGGAAAATCAAGCAAGGAAGTTACAAGGTACAGATGGACAACCTATTCAAGCAGCATCACTGAAGGTAATTACAAAAGAATGCAAACAAGGGAGTTCGATGTTTGCTGTCTGCTTACAAGCGGTAGAAGAGGTACCTTCATCCAATATGCACCCAAATATGCTACAAGTCTTTGAAGCCTACGCAGATATTTTTAGTGAGCCAACCAAGTTACCTCCAGTCCGCGAAGTTGACCATCACATACCTCTCAAGGAAGGTACCGAGCCTATCAATGTTAGGCCCTACAAGTATGCCTATTTTCAAAGAGCTAAAATTGAAAAACAAGTTCAAGACATGCTTAAATTGGGGCTTATAAAATCTAGTACcggtcttttttctttccttgtgTTTTTAGTCAAGGAAAAGGATAGAACTTGGCGGTTCTATACTGACTATAGGGCCCTTAACGCGGTCACTATTAAAGATCGCTTTTCCATCCCAACAATTGATGACATGCTAGATGAACTCCATGGTGCCTCATATTTTACCAAACTAGACTTGAGGGTTGGTTACCGCCAGGTTCGGGTACATCCCCTGGCATTTCAAAAACAGCCTTTTGTACCTACAATGGTCACTATGAATATTTAGTCATGCCCTTTGGCTTGTGCAATGCCCCATCTACTTTCCAAGCTATTATTAATTCAATTTTTTGCCCTTATCTCCGAAAATTCATAttagttttctttgatgatattCTAGTTTATAGCCCCAATTGGGACATGCATCTTGAACATGTGAAGcaggcttttgaaattcttaggcAGCACCAATTTTTTATTAAGGCTAGCAAGTGTGCTTTTGGGCAACACGAATTGGTTTATCTTGGGCATATCGTGACACATCAAGGAGTAAAGGTGGATCAAGGCAAAATTGAGGCTATGATCAAATGGCCCTGTCCTACTAACATTTTCGAATTGCGTGGGTTTTTGGGACTTACAGGATATTATAGAAAAATTGTGCAGCATTATGGAGTGATAGCTCGTCCACTCACCAATCTCTTAAAGAAAAGCTAGTTCAAATGGAGTGAGGAAGCCGAAGCTGCCTTTCTTAAGCTCAAACAGGCCATGACCACCACGCCTACTCCAGCCATGCCCAATTTCAATGATTCTTTCACTATAGAAACGGATGCCTCAGGTGAAGGAATAGGCGCTATCCTTACCCAACAAGGCAAACCGATTGCGTTCATGAGTAAGGCTTTGGGAGTCTTAAAAAAATCGTGGTCTACGTACGCAAAGGAGATGCTGGCCATACTTGAAGCAATTCGCACTTGGCGGCCATATTTGCTTGGGAAGAAGTTTTTCATTCAGACGGATCAACGCAGCCTTAAGTATCTCTTGGAGCAATGCATTGTCACACCTGAACAACAAAAGTGGGTGGCCAAATTGCTCAGTTATGACTATGAGATTGTGTACCGCCGGGGACGCGAAAATTTTGCTGTTGATGCACTGTCTAGAGTACCTGGCAGTCCAATCCTTAACCAATTGTTTGTGCCGCAGGTTATTTTATGGGAGGATATTAAAGAGGCCGCCAAAGACCACCCATACATGGCCCATGTGACTCTCCTAGCGCAGACACAACCAAGAACCCCCTATACATGGAGGGATGGACTGGTATTTTACAAAAACAGAGTGGTGGTACTTCCCAACACTTCTCTCATCAACCAGTTGTTGCAGGAGTTCCATGACACCAAGATTGGAGGCCATTCGGGTGGACTAAGAACTTTCAAGCGCCTATCTCAACAGTTCTATTAGCCTTCCATGCATAAAGACCGTTCGAGACTATGTGGCGACTTGCGAAATTTGCCAGCGAACCAAGACAAAAACTCTGTCTCCAGCAGGACTCCTCCAACTGTTACCCATTTCGTGCTAAGTTTGGGACGACATTTCATTGGATTTTATTGAGGGACTCCCTTCATCCCACGGCAAGGACACCATTCTAGTGTTAGTGGATCGACTCAGTAAGTATGTTCATTTTTTGGCACTAGCTCATCCATTTACAGCGAAGATGGTGGTTGAGAAATTTGTTGACGGCATAGTCAAGCTCCACGGAATGCCAAAAACCATTAACAGCGACCGTGACCCCATCTTCATCAGCAAATTCTGGCATGAGTTCTTTAAGCTGTCAGGAACACAATTGAAGATGAGTTCGGCTTACCCCCCACAAACGGATGGGCAGACTGAGGTAGTAAACCGATGTGTCGAGCAATATATGCACTGCTTCGTCCACCAGCAACCACGCAAAAGCACCTTTTTACCATGGGCAGAATTTTGGTTTAACACCGCTTATCATGCGTCAACGGGGATGACTCCTTTTCAAGCTCTCTACGGCAGGTTACCTCCAACAATTCCATGGTACCCAGAGTGGCTCCTCCCCAGTTGATGAAC encodes the following:
- the LOC103721019 gene encoding huntingtin-interacting protein K-like, whose product is MEGGDDGGAAAAAAAAAASVDSKDLQQQSKALDKLTDRVEDRQLDSSRVQSAMAALASSKEADWNAMRMREKELAAVKINLTDVDIIANELELDKKVAERTLREHKGDAVAAIRSLLH